In a genomic window of Pseudomonas putida:
- the csrA gene encoding carbon storage regulator CsrA, producing the protein MLVLSRGVGELISIGGSISIRVLAVDGNSVRFGVEAPRSVNVHRSEIYERIQRKEPKKEKSVE; encoded by the coding sequence ATGCTAGTACTCAGTCGCGGTGTGGGTGAATTGATTTCAATCGGCGGCAGCATCTCCATACGCGTTTTGGCTGTTGATGGAAACAGCGTGCGTTTTGGCGTCGAGGCGCCGCGCAGCGTCAATGTGCACCGATCGGAGATTTACGAGCGGATCCAGCGCAAGGAGCCGAAAAAGGAAAAATCAGTCGAATAG
- a CDS encoding SDR family oxidoreductase, translating into MQNRMMITGAGSGLGREIALRWAREGWQLALSDVSEPGLQETLKLVREAGGDGFIQRCDVRDYSQLTAFAQACESKFGGIDVIVNNAGVASGGFFSELSLEDWDWQIAINLMGVVKGCKAFLPLLEASKGKIINIASMAALMQGPAMSNYNVAKAGVVALSESLLIELAHQEVGVHVVCPSFFQTNLLDSFRGPTPAMKAQVGKLLESSPISAADIADYIYQQVAAGEFMILPHEQGRMAWALKQKNPQLLYNEMTVMADKMRAKAKQTAG; encoded by the coding sequence ATGCAAAATCGCATGATGATCACTGGTGCGGGCTCCGGCCTGGGTCGCGAAATCGCGCTGCGCTGGGCGCGTGAAGGCTGGCAACTGGCCTTGTCCGATGTCAGCGAGCCAGGCTTGCAGGAAACCCTGAAGCTGGTCCGCGAAGCCGGTGGCGACGGTTTCATCCAGCGTTGCGATGTGCGTGACTACAGCCAATTGACGGCTTTCGCCCAGGCTTGTGAATCGAAGTTCGGCGGCATCGATGTGATCGTTAACAATGCCGGCGTAGCGTCGGGCGGTTTTTTCAGTGAGTTGTCCCTGGAGGACTGGGACTGGCAGATCGCGATCAACCTGATGGGCGTGGTCAAGGGCTGCAAGGCCTTCCTGCCACTGCTGGAGGCGAGCAAAGGCAAGATCATCAACATCGCGTCCATGGCGGCACTGATGCAAGGCCCGGCCATGAGCAACTACAACGTGGCCAAGGCCGGTGTGGTGGCGTTGTCCGAAAGCCTGCTGATTGAGCTGGCGCACCAGGAAGTGGGCGTGCATGTGGTCTGCCCATCGTTCTTCCAGACCAACCTGCTGGACTCCTTCCGTGGTCCGACCCCAGCCATGAAAGCGCAGGTTGGCAAGTTGCTGGAAAGCTCGCCGATCAGTGCGGCTGATATTGCTGACTACATCTACCAACAGGTCGCCGCCGGTGAGTTCATGATTCTGCCTCACGAACAGGGCCGCATGGCCTGGGCACTCAAGCAGAAGAACCCACAGCTGCTGTACAACGAAATGACCGTCATGGCCGACAAGATGCGCGCCAAGGCCAAGCAAACCGCGGGCTGA
- the ngg gene encoding N-acetylglutaminylglutamine synthetase has translation MKPHATAISQRLLRGQTPSYERLQARLAEDGSELGAAPIAVHCGWGRLLIGHTFSDAASLARELLNEQPGERDIALYVAAPQQVLGLEPTQLFLDPSDTLRLWFSDYRQATRVFRGFRIRRAQSEADWQAINQLYQARGMLPIDATLLTPHHSGGPVYWLAEDEDSGAVIGSVMGLNHRKAYNDPENGSSLWCLAVDPHCSRPGVGEVLVRHLIEHFMSRGLSYLDLSVLHDNRQAKNLYAKLGFRTLSTFAIKRKNGINQPLFLGPGPEAEFNPYARIIVEEAHRRGIDVQVDDADAGMFTLSHGGRRVRCRESLSDLTSAVSMTLCQDKSLTHKVLKAAGLNLPAQQLAGNADDNLAFLDEHHRVVVKPLDGEQGHGVAVDLRTIEDVQQAIEAARRFDNRVLLESFHEGLDLRILVIGFEVVAAAIRRPAEVVGDGQHSIGALIEAQSRRRQAATGGESRIPLDHETQRTLHDAGYDYSSILPAGEHLFVRRTANLHTGGILEDVTAILHPTLVDAAVRAARALDIPMVGLDLMVSAADQPEYVFIEANERAGLANHEPQPTAERFVDLLFPHSQSVACK, from the coding sequence ATGAAACCTCACGCTACGGCCATCAGCCAGCGTTTGCTGCGAGGTCAGACGCCTTCCTACGAACGCTTGCAGGCGCGTCTTGCCGAAGACGGCAGCGAACTCGGTGCCGCCCCAATCGCCGTGCATTGCGGCTGGGGCCGGTTGCTGATCGGCCACACCTTCTCCGATGCGGCCAGTCTCGCCCGGGAGTTGCTCAACGAGCAGCCCGGTGAACGCGACATCGCGCTGTACGTCGCCGCACCCCAGCAAGTGCTGGGGCTGGAACCCACCCAGTTGTTCCTCGACCCATCGGACACCTTGCGCCTGTGGTTCAGCGACTACCGCCAGGCCACCCGGGTGTTCCGCGGCTTTCGCATTCGCCGCGCGCAAAGCGAGGCGGACTGGCAGGCGATCAACCAGCTGTATCAGGCGCGCGGCATGCTGCCCATCGATGCGACCCTGCTGACCCCGCATCACTCGGGTGGCCCTGTGTACTGGCTGGCCGAGGACGAGGACAGTGGCGCGGTGATTGGCAGCGTCATGGGTCTCAACCATCGCAAGGCCTACAACGATCCAGAGAACGGCAGCAGCCTGTGGTGCCTCGCGGTCGATCCGCACTGCTCACGGCCGGGCGTTGGCGAGGTACTGGTACGGCACTTGATCGAACACTTCATGAGTCGCGGTCTGAGTTACCTCGACCTGTCGGTGCTGCACGACAACCGTCAGGCGAAAAATCTCTACGCCAAGCTCGGTTTTCGCACCCTCTCGACCTTTGCCATCAAGCGCAAGAACGGTATCAATCAGCCGCTGTTTCTCGGCCCCGGTCCGGAAGCCGAATTCAATCCTTATGCACGAATCATCGTTGAGGAAGCCCATCGGCGCGGTATCGATGTGCAGGTGGATGACGCCGATGCCGGGATGTTCACCCTCAGTCATGGCGGTCGCCGGGTGCGCTGCCGCGAATCCCTCAGCGACCTGACCAGCGCTGTCAGCATGACCTTGTGCCAGGACAAAAGCCTGACTCATAAAGTACTCAAGGCCGCCGGCCTGAACCTGCCGGCTCAGCAATTGGCGGGTAATGCCGATGACAACCTGGCGTTTCTCGACGAGCACCATCGGGTGGTGGTCAAGCCACTGGACGGTGAACAGGGGCATGGGGTGGCTGTGGATCTGCGCACCATCGAAGACGTCCAGCAAGCCATTGAAGCGGCCCGTCGATTCGACAACCGCGTTCTGCTGGAGAGCTTCCACGAAGGTCTCGACCTGCGGATTCTGGTGATCGGGTTTGAAGTGGTCGCCGCCGCGATTCGACGGCCGGCGGAGGTGGTGGGCGATGGTCAGCACTCGATAGGCGCGCTGATTGAAGCCCAGAGCCGACGGCGTCAGGCGGCCACGGGCGGCGAGAGCAGAATCCCGCTGGACCACGAGACGCAGCGCACCTTGCATGACGCGGGTTATGACTACAGCAGCATTCTGCCGGCGGGCGAGCATTTGTTCGTACGCCGTACGGCGAATCTTCATACGGGCGGGATACTTGAGGATGTCACCGCAATCCTGCACCCGACGTTGGTGGATGCCGCGGTGCGTGCCGCGCGGGCGCTGGACATTCCCATGGTCGGCCTCGATCTGATGGTGTCTGCCGCCGATCAGCCAGAGTACGTTTTTATCGAAGCCAACGAACGTGCGGGACTGGCCAACCATGAACCGCAACCGACGGCCGAGCGGTTTGTGGATTTGTTGTTTCCGCATAGTCAGTCGGTGGCCTGCAAGTGA
- a CDS encoding N-acetylglutaminylglutamine amidotransferase: MCGLAGELRFDHQPADLAAIEQITHHLAPRGPDAWGFHSQGPIALGHRRLKIMDLSDASAQPMIDHQSGLSLAFNGAIYNFPELRTELESLGYAFYSGGDTEVLLKGFHAWGEALLPKLNGMFAFAIWDRDAQRLFIARDRLGVKPLYLSRTGQRLRFASSLPALLKGGDINPILDPVALNHYLSFHAVVPAPRTLLAGIEKLPPATWMRIEADGTTEQQTWWTLPYGPRADEMNLTLEDWRDRVLDSTREAVAIRQRAAVDVGVLLSGGVDSSMLVGLLREVGVENLSTFSIGFQDAGGERGDEFQYSDLIAKHYGTQHHQLRIDEKEIIEQLPAAFRAMSEPMVSHDCIAFYLLSREVAKHCKVVQSGQGADELFAGYHWYPQVDGASDPYAAYREAFFDRSYDDYAATVQPKWLTANDAAGDFVKEHFAQPGADAAVDKALRLDSTVMLVDDPVKRVDNMTMAWGLEARTPFLDYRLVELSARVPGKFKLPDGGKQVLKEAARLVIPSEVIDRKKGYFPVPGLKHLQGETLNWVRELLLDPSQDRGLFNPAMLDRLLTDPQGQLTPLRGSKLWQLAALNLWLSEQGI, encoded by the coding sequence ATGTGCGGATTAGCTGGCGAGTTACGTTTTGATCATCAACCTGCAGACCTTGCAGCCATTGAGCAAATCACCCATCACCTGGCACCACGCGGCCCTGACGCCTGGGGTTTCCACAGTCAGGGACCGATTGCCCTGGGCCATCGGCGCCTGAAAATCATGGACCTGTCGGATGCCTCGGCGCAGCCGATGATCGACCATCAATCGGGTCTTTCCCTGGCCTTCAACGGCGCGATCTACAACTTCCCGGAACTGCGCACCGAGCTGGAAAGCCTGGGTTATGCCTTCTATTCCGGTGGCGACACCGAGGTGCTGCTCAAGGGCTTCCACGCCTGGGGTGAGGCGCTGCTGCCGAAACTCAACGGCATGTTCGCGTTCGCCATCTGGGATCGCGATGCCCAACGCCTGTTCATCGCCCGCGACCGCCTCGGCGTCAAGCCGTTGTATCTGTCGCGCACCGGCCAGCGCCTGCGTTTTGCCTCGTCTCTTCCGGCGTTGCTCAAGGGCGGTGATATCAATCCGATCCTCGATCCGGTCGCGCTCAATCACTACCTGAGTTTTCACGCCGTGGTCCCCGCACCGCGCACCTTGCTGGCTGGCATCGAAAAGCTGCCACCGGCGACCTGGATGCGCATCGAGGCGGACGGCACCACCGAACAACAAACCTGGTGGACCCTGCCCTACGGCCCGCGCGCCGACGAGATGAACCTGACGCTGGAAGACTGGCGCGATCGCGTCCTCGACAGCACCCGCGAGGCGGTGGCGATTCGTCAGCGTGCGGCAGTGGATGTGGGTGTGCTGCTGTCCGGCGGCGTCGATTCCAGCATGCTGGTCGGACTGTTGCGTGAAGTCGGTGTGGAAAACCTCTCGACCTTCTCCATTGGCTTCCAGGATGCCGGCGGCGAACGCGGCGATGAATTCCAATACTCGGACCTGATCGCCAAGCATTACGGCACGCAGCACCATCAATTGCGTATCGATGAAAAAGAGATCATCGAACAACTGCCCGCCGCGTTCCGCGCGATGAGCGAACCGATGGTCAGCCATGACTGCATCGCCTTCTACCTGCTGTCTCGGGAAGTGGCCAAGCACTGCAAAGTGGTGCAAAGCGGCCAGGGTGCCGACGAGTTGTTTGCCGGTTACCACTGGTACCCGCAGGTCGACGGTGCCAGCGATCCGTACGCCGCTTATCGGGAGGCGTTTTTCGACCGCAGCTACGACGACTACGCCGCCACCGTGCAGCCGAAATGGCTGACCGCGAATGACGCCGCCGGCGACTTCGTGAAGGAACATTTCGCACAACCTGGCGCCGATGCGGCGGTGGATAAGGCCTTGCGCCTGGACAGCACGGTGATGCTGGTGGACGACCCGGTCAAACGCGTCGACAACATGACCATGGCCTGGGGCCTGGAAGCGCGTACGCCGTTTCTCGACTATCGCCTGGTGGAGCTATCGGCTCGGGTGCCTGGCAAATTCAAACTGCCGGACGGTGGCAAGCAAGTGCTAAAGGAAGCCGCGCGGCTGGTGATCCCCAGCGAAGTGATCGACCGCAAGAAAGGTTACTTCCCGGTGCCCGGACTCAAGCACCTGCAGGGCGAGACGCTTAACTGGGTGCGCGAACTGCTGCTCGATCCGAGTCAGGATCGCGGTCTGTTCAACCCGGCCATGCTCGATCGCCTGTTGACCGATCCGCAAGGCCAGTTGACCCCGTTGCGCGGTTCCAAGCTGTGGCAACTGGCGGCCCTGAACCTGTGGCTCAGCGAACAAGGAATCTGA
- a CDS encoding DUF3309 family protein, which yields MDMGTILLIILILLLIGGLPVFPHSRSWGYGPSGIIGVVLVVILILLLLGKI from the coding sequence ATAGACATGGGCACAATTCTACTCATCATTCTGATCCTGTTACTGATCGGTGGCCTGCCGGTCTTCCCGCACTCCAGAAGCTGGGGTTATGGACCCTCCGGTATCATCGGCGTGGTGTTGGTAGTGATATTGATCCTGTTGTTGCTCGGCAAGATATGA
- a CDS encoding osmoprotectant NAGGN system M42 family peptidase, producing the protein MTSKFPEPDLTYLQKVLLEMLAIPSPTGFTDTIVRYVAERLEELGIPFEMTRRGTIRATLKGKKNSPDRAVSAHLDTIGAAVRAIKDNGRLTLAPVGCWSSRFAEGSRVSLFTDNGVIRGSVLPLMASGHAFNTAVDEMPISWDHVELRLDAYCATRADCDSLGISVGDFVAFDPLPEFTESGHISARHLDDKAGVAALLAALKAIVDSGETLSIDCHPLFTITEETGSGAAAALPWDVSEFVGIDIAPVAPGQHSSEHAVSIAMQDSGGPYDYHLSRHLLRLASDNELPVRRDLFRYYFSDAHSAVTAGHDIRTALLAFGCDATHGYERTHIDSLAALSRLLGAYILSPPVFASDAQPATGSLDRFSHQLEHDTQMESDTRVPSVDSLVGQRSDN; encoded by the coding sequence ATGACCAGTAAATTCCCAGAGCCGGACCTGACTTACCTGCAAAAAGTCCTGCTGGAAATGCTCGCCATTCCCAGCCCCACCGGGTTCACCGACACCATCGTGCGCTATGTCGCCGAACGCCTTGAAGAACTCGGTATTCCTTTCGAAATGACCCGCCGCGGTACAATCCGCGCCACTCTCAAAGGCAAGAAAAACAGCCCGGACCGCGCGGTTTCAGCACACCTGGACACCATTGGCGCCGCCGTGCGTGCGATCAAGGACAACGGCCGCCTGACTCTCGCCCCCGTGGGCTGCTGGTCCAGTCGTTTTGCCGAGGGCAGTCGGGTGAGCCTGTTCACCGACAACGGTGTGATCCGTGGCAGCGTGTTGCCGCTGATGGCTTCCGGGCACGCCTTCAACACCGCCGTGGATGAAATGCCGATCAGTTGGGACCACGTTGAACTGCGTCTGGACGCCTACTGCGCGACCCGTGCCGATTGCGATTCGCTGGGGATCAGCGTCGGTGATTTCGTCGCCTTCGACCCGTTGCCGGAGTTCACCGAAAGCGGCCACATCAGTGCCCGTCACCTCGACGACAAGGCCGGTGTCGCGGCACTGCTGGCGGCGTTGAAAGCCATCGTCGACAGCGGCGAAACGTTGTCGATCGACTGTCATCCGCTGTTCACGATCACCGAGGAAACCGGCAGCGGTGCGGCGGCGGCCCTGCCATGGGACGTCAGCGAATTCGTCGGCATCGACATTGCACCGGTCGCGCCCGGTCAGCATTCCAGCGAGCACGCCGTGAGCATCGCGATGCAGGACTCCGGCGGGCCGTATGACTATCACTTGTCACGGCATCTGCTGCGCCTGGCCAGCGACAATGAATTGCCCGTGCGTCGCGACCTGTTCCGCTACTACTTCAGCGATGCCCATTCGGCGGTGACCGCCGGCCATGACATCCGCACCGCCCTGCTCGCCTTCGGCTGCGATGCGACCCACGGCTATGAACGCACGCACATCGACAGTCTTGCAGCGCTAAGCCGTCTACTCGGTGCTTACATCCTGAGCCCACCGGTGTTCGCCAGCGATGCGCAACCGGCCACGGGTTCGCTGGACCGGTTCAGTCATCAGCTCGAACATGACACGCAGATGGAGAGTGATACGCGGGTACCGTCGGTGGACAGTCTGGTGGGGCAGCGGTCGGATAACTGA
- a CDS encoding YheU family protein translates to MLIPHDQLEVDTLTRLIEDFVTRDGTDNGDDTPLQTRVLRVRQALIKGQALIVFDPESEQCQLMLKHDVPKHLFD, encoded by the coding sequence ATGCTGATTCCCCACGACCAACTTGAAGTCGATACCCTGACCCGCCTGATCGAAGACTTTGTTACCCGCGACGGTACCGACAACGGCGACGATACGCCGCTGCAAACCCGCGTACTGCGGGTGCGCCAGGCGTTGATCAAGGGCCAGGCACTGATCGTCTTCGACCCGGAAAGCGAGCAATGCCAGTTGATGCTTAAGCACGACGTGCCCAAACATCTATTCGACTGA
- a CDS encoding YnfA family protein, which yields MLNYLWFFLAALFEIAGCFAFWMWLRQGKSVWWVVPALLSLTLFALLLTRVEATYAGRAYAAYGGIYIIASIGWLAVVERIRPLGSDWIGVALCVIGASVILFGPRFSAS from the coding sequence ATGCTTAATTACCTGTGGTTCTTCCTCGCCGCGCTGTTTGAAATCGCCGGCTGTTTCGCCTTCTGGATGTGGCTGCGCCAGGGCAAAAGCGTTTGGTGGGTGGTGCCAGCGCTGCTCAGCCTGACCTTGTTCGCCCTGCTGCTGACTCGCGTCGAGGCCACTTATGCCGGTCGTGCCTACGCGGCTTACGGCGGCATCTACATCATTGCGTCGATTGGCTGGCTGGCGGTGGTCGAGCGGATCCGTCCGCTGGGCTCGGACTGGATCGGCGTGGCGCTTTGCGTGATCGGGGCCAGTGTCATCCTTTTCGGCCCGCGTTTTTCCGCTTCCTGA